A genome region from Clupea harengus chromosome 7, Ch_v2.0.2, whole genome shotgun sequence includes the following:
- the mtmr3 gene encoding myotubularin-related protein 3 isoform X3 — protein MEEEGQQSLECIQANQIFPRKPPVLEQDDLQVPYSELHGEFTKYVGMAGDAIIAMSSYRLHIKFKESIVNSCSCEVSVPVQLIESVECRDMFQLHVTCKDCKVVRCQFSTFEQCQEWQKRVVAAVRPPARLEELFAFAYHAWCVDIYAEEKEPHGQLCRPGDHLTSRFRNEVERMGFDTQNAWRISEINSKHKLCPSYPQHLLVPAWITDKELENVAAFRSWKRIPSVVYRHQSTGAVIARCGQPEVSWWGWRNADDEHLVQSIAKACAVDGNALKPLANNSCSRDFSNGTDLADVDFDSSLTNSSEVESLAIQPHKLLILDARSYAAAVANRAKGGGCECPEYYPNCEVVFMGMANIHSIRKSFQALRFLCTQMPDPANWLSALESTKWLQHLSLLLKASLLVMNAVDRDQRPVLVHCSDGWDRTPQIAALAKLLLDPFYRTVEGFQVLVETEWLDFGHKFADRCGHGENAEDLNERCPVFLQWLDCVHQLQRQFPCSFEFNEAFLVKLVQHTYSCLYGTFLCNSGQEREERHIQERTCSVWSLLRPANRSFRNMLYSSHSETVLHPVCHVRNLMLWTGVYLPCSLPTTPSDDSCVPYPTPGGHPEDQLLGRRPKTRSFDNLPSACEVFPNRRSSDPSLNEKWQDHRRSLEVNRGAGPEPDQDEKPAGQPGAPMGPNGVRTGPVDGAEPENVENGAEPGHVENVKVNGTRTGEAMGEELNGEELEPAVSVGQMENALQGATEDAAAVKGRQGNVNAHAGRTGARGAICMNRTAPDGFANGVDTPGATIAETLTHTDAGLKLNGVHTHTVNGSLAAPTPEPQGVLESQEPGELGVPSASSPLTPAPCQQMPAALRTMSNGSERAEEPEQPVGPEPQPPERLDPEQPVGPEPEPEPEPEPEPQLPEQLDKRLSLLESSTETLTEEGSTIAPRLDPLASPPPPSSRGQPGDEQSPGPTRPDSTESEATPEPASAPRLPSTSQRPSLSALAPAPTPDASPPCNGESWEPESGTPLWARSNGERAPLSRQLSAASCGSLTLQYAPAYPPMPPPLPSSTHPYLLHRGSCSQHRCLHGLMARAAAASPEQVTSRSHLDEDGLAMHTDVVQQRLRQIDALHQAEVEALKRQVQELWSRLESQQATGAGRLNGDVGDEVTSITDSDFNLDPNCLSRCSTELFSEASWEQVDKQDTEVTRWYPDHLAAQCYGCESRFWLATRKHHCRNCGNVFCGSCCDQKIPVPSQQLFEPSRVCKTCFSSLQAATTTATPSQMELEKPITTSSN, from the exons gaggaggaggggcagcaGAGCTTGGAGTGCATCCAAGCCAATCAGATCTTCCCCAGGAAGCCCCCAGTCCTGGAGCAGGATGACCtgcag gtgcCCTACTCTGAGCTGCATGGAGAGTTCACAAAGTACGTGGGGATGGCGGGGGACGCTATCATCGCCATGTCAAGCTACCGGCTGCACATCAAGTTCAAGGAGTCCATCGTCAAT AGTTGTTCGTGCGAAGTGtca gttcCTGTCCAGTTGATAGAGAGTGTTGAGTGCCGGGACATGTTCCAGCTTCATGTCACCTGCAAGGACTGCAAAGTCGTAAG gtgccaGTTCTCCACCTTTGAGCAGTGTCAGGAGTGGCAGAAGCGTGTGGTGGCTGCGGTTCGACCCCCGGCGCGTCTGGAGGAGCTGTTTGCCTTCGCCTACCACGCCTGGTGTGTGGACATCTACGCCGAGGAGAAAGAGCCGCACGGACAGCTCTGCAGGCCAG GGGATCACTTGACCTCTCGCTTCAGGAACGAGGTGGAGCGGATGGGCTTCGACACACAGAACGCCTGGAGGATCTCGGAgatcaacagcaaacacaa GCTGTGCCCCAGCTATCCCCAGCATCTGCTGGTGCCCGCATGGATTACAGATAAGGAGCTGGAGAACGTGGCCGCCTTCCGCTCCTGGAAGAGGATTCCATCCGTCGTCTACAG gcACCAGAGTACGGGCGCGGTGATAGCGCGGTGTGGGCAGCCGGAGGTGAGCTGGTGGGGGTGGCGTAACGCGGACGACGAGCACCTGGTCCAGTCCATCGCTAAGGCCTGTGCTGTGGATGGCAACGCCCTCAAGCCCCTGGCCAACAACTCCTGCTCTCGGGACTTCTCCAACGGCACAGACCTCGCAGACGTGGACTTTG ACTCGTCCCTGACCAACAGCTCAGAGGTGGAGAGTTTGGCCATCCAGCCTCATAAGCTGCTGATCCTGGACGCACGCTCCTACGCAGCCGCTGTGGCCAACAGAGCCAAGGGAGGAGGCTGTGAATGCCCAG agtacTACCCCAACTGTGAGGTAGTCTTCATGGGCATGGCCAACATCCATTCCATCCGCAAGAGTTTCCAGGCTCTTCGCTTCCTCTGCACTCAGATGCCTGATCCAGCCaa CTGGCTGTCTGCTCTGGAGAGCACTAAGTGGCTgcagcatctctctctgctgctgaaggCCTCTCTGCTGGTGATGAACGCAGTGGACCGGGACCAGCGGCCCGTTCTGGTCCACTGCTCCGACGGCTGGGACCGGACACCCCAGATTGCCGCTCTCGCCAAACTCCTGCTGGACCCCTTCTACCGCACCGTCGAG GGCTTCCAGGTGCTGGTGGAGACGGAGTGGCTGGACTTCGGCCACAAGTTCGCCGACCGCTGCGGCCACGGCGAGAACGCGGAGGACCTGAACGAGCGCTGCCCCGTCTTCCTGCAGTGGCTCGACTGCGTCCACCAGCTGCAGAGACAGTTCCCCTGCTCCTTCGAGTTCAACGAGGCCTtcctg gTGAAGCTGGTTCAGCACACCTACTCGTGTCTGTACGGCACGTTCCTGTGTAACAGCGGGCAGGAGCGTGAGGAGAGACACATCCAGGAGAGGACCTGCTCCGTGTGGTCACTCCTGCGGCCAGCCAACAGATCTTTCCGGAACATGCTCTACTCCTCGCACTCTGAGACC GTGTTGCACCCAGTGTGTCACGTGCGGAACCTGATGTTGTGGACGGGCGTGTACCTCCCTTGCTCCTTGCCCACCACGCCCTCGGACGACTCCTGTGTGCCCTACCCCACACCAGGGGGCCACCCTGAGGACCAGCTCCTGGGCAG GCGTCCAAAGACACGGTCGTTTGACAACCTGCCGAGCGCGTGCGAGGTGTTCCCGAACCGCCGCTCCAGCGACCCCAGCCTGAACGAGAAGTGGCAGGATCACCGGCGCTCTCTGGAGGTCAACCGCGGAGCCGGGCCGGAACCGGATCAGGACGAGAAACCCGCCGGGCAGCCCGGAGCGCCAATGGGGCCCAACGGGGTGAGAACGGGACCGGTGGACGGCGCTGAACCAGAGAACGTGGAAAACGGGGCGGAACCAGGGCACGTGGAGAACGTGAAGGTTAACGGCACTAGGACAGGAGAGGCAATGGGGGAGGAGCTGAATGGGGAGGAACTGGAGCCAGCTGTTTCAGTGGGTCAGATGGAGAACGCCCTGCAGGGGGCGACGGAGGACGCGGCGGCAGTCAAGGGGCGTCAGGGGAACGTCAACGCCCATGCTGGCAGGACAGGAGCCCGCGGTGCCATCTGCATGAACAGAACCGCGCCGGACGGCTTTGCCAACGGAGTGGACACTCCCGGGGCCACGATCGCCGAGACGTTAACACACACCGACGCTGGACTGAAACTGAAtggtgtgcacacgcacactgtgAACGGCTCCCTCGCTGCTCCCACTCCAGAGCCTCAGGGGGTGCTAGAGAGCCAGGAGCCGGGCGAGCTCGGCGTTCCCTCTGCCTCCAGCCCTCTTACCCCTGCCCCCTGCCAGCAGATGCCTGCTGCCCTCAGGACTATGAGCAACGGCTCGGAGAGAGCGGAGGAGCCAGAGCAGCCTGTCGGGCCGGAACCTCAGCCCCCGGAGCGGCTGGACCCAGAGCAGCCTGTCgggccagaaccagaaccagaaccagaaccagaaccagaaccccAGCTCCCGGAGCAGCTGGACAAGAGGCTGTCCCTGCTGGAGAGCTCTACCGAGACGCTCACCGAGGAGGGGTCCACCATCGCGCCCCGCCTGGACCCCCTggcctccccccctcctcccagctCGCGAGGGCAGCCCGGCGACGAGCAGAGCCCCGGCCCGACGAGACCAGACAGCACAGAGTCCGAAGCCACCCCGGAGCCCGCTAGCGCCCCCCGCCTCCCCAGCACCTCCCAGCGCCCCTCTCTCAGTGCCTtggcccccgcccccaccccagaCGCCTCCCCCCCCTGCAATGGCGAGAGCTGGGAGCCCGAGTCCGGCACCCCCCTGTGGGCTCGGAGCAACGGTGAACGCGCCCCACTCAGTCGGCAACTCTCTGCTGCCAGCTGTGGCTCGCTGACGCTGCAGTACGCCCCCGCCTACCCGCCCATGCCgccccctctgccctcctcaACGCACCCGTACCTCCTGCACCGCGGCAGCTGCTCTCAGCACCGCTGCCTGCACGGCCTCATGGCAAGGGCGGCGGCGGCGAGCCCCGAGCAGGTGACCAGCCGCAGCCACCTGGACGAGGACGGGCTGGCCATGCACACGGACGTGGTGCAGCAGCGGCTGCGGCAGATCGACGCGCTCCACCAGGCCGAGGTGGAGGCGCTCAAGCGGCAGGTGCAGGAGCTCTGGAGCCGCCTGGAGAGCCAGCAGGCCACCGGGGCGGGGCGCCTCAACGGGGACGTGGGAGACGAAGTG acCTCAATCACAGACTCAGACTTTAATCTGGACCCTAACTGCCTGTCACGCTGCAGCACAGAGCTCTTCTCTGAGGCCAGCTGGGAGCAGGTGGACAAGCAGGACACTGAG